CGCGCCCCGCTGCTTCAGTTTTTTATATCTCCCTATCAGCACCCCCACTCCTGTGCTGTCCATAAACGATAGCGCCGACAAGTCTATTATCACCTGCTTAAACTCTAGCGTTTCAAAAAGTGAGTCCAGCGCTGTGGCAGTATATTTTGCGGTGTGTTCATCAAGCTCTCCGTTTAAGCTAACATATAAAATTCCGTTGTAAACTCTTTGTTTAATTTGCATATCTCCCTCCTGTCTGACCAAATAATATCATAGTAAAGAGAGCGAAAAACAAAAAAGAAGGGCTAACTTTCCCTTCTTTTGTCAATTAATACCTTAATTATAAGTGGCAAGACCAATAAGTCTTGCAAATATAATCTCTATTCTTTATAGTCTATTTTATCAATTTTTGGCTTTGCAGCATCATAAATTTTATATTCTGCCCTAAAGCAAGGAAATAACTCCTCCTGCTCGCCCACAATCAACTTCTTTTGAGACAAACTGTTTTTGTTGATTTGTGTTATAAGTATTTTTTTATTATCCTCATCAATCAAAATAGTTCCGCTCAAAACCTTTTCAAGGTTCTTGTCGTCTTGTCTTATGTATATTGCGTGTTCGTTTTCACTTCCTTCAAAAACCTTAATCCTAACATCCAGCCCTGCAATATCATATGTTTTAAGAGTTTCTTTAAGTATTGTGTTTTTGTCTCTGTTGTGTCTATAGTTTTGGTTTATCTCGTTGCTTTTTTGAGCTAGTTTATTGCCCACTTTCTTAAAAAACTCCTCCACCTCTTCGGCTGCCTCATTAAGCTCATCTAAAATGCCGGATTTCTTTTCTTTATCGTTTATTTCTATTGTGTCATTGTCATCATTATTTTTCATTTTCTATCCCTCCGATAATATTATTCTATCACCTAAACATTTATAATCAAAACAAAATACAAGACTTTTGCATTTTTTCTTATTATCATTTTCAAATAATCAACTGTTTTGGGCATGTTAAATCTGCACCATATTTAAATTGTAACATAAATCTTCTCTTTAAAACAATAAAAAAGCCCACAAAGGAGGGCTTTCATTTTTATTGGAGCTGGCGAAAGGAATCGAACCTTCAACCTGCTGATTACAAGTCAGCTGCTCTACCGTTGAGCCACGCCAGCATAAAGAAAATGGTGCCTTGGGGCGGAATCGAACCACCGACACATGGATTTTCAGTCCATTGCTCTACCGACTGAGCTACCAAGGCGCGTCACACCTGCGCTTTTGGCAATTTGACTGCGCAAATTTGCCCTTTACGTTTGGTGTTTCCTCTTTCACAAAAAGTTTCTATAGTTACTTTTTGGGAGCCCTAATTTTTTGTGTTTTTTAATTAGGGCTTTGTGTTTGCATAAGTAAGCATGGCGACCCGGAAGGGACTCGAACCCTCGACCTCCGCCGTGACAGGGCGGCACTCTAACCAGCTGAGCTACCGGGCCAAAAATAAATGATTTATTTGAATAAGTTTTATTGTGTTTTAAAACACATGGTGGGCCTTCAGGGACTTGAACCCCGGACCATCCGGTTATGAGCCGGGTGCTCTAACCAACTGAGCTAAAGGCCCTCATAATGAGATTTTGATTATAGTTTTGGTCGGAGTGGGGAGATTTGAACTCCCGGCCCCATGATCCCAAATCATGTACGCTACCCCTGCGCCACACCCCGGTGAAACTTAGACAGCTGTTGTCACTTTTCACATTTTGTCATTGCCCCACATGTTGTTAAAATTCCAAATACGATGGCATAGTGATAGGATAATGATACAATAACTTTGCATTATTGTCAACAGGTTTTTGTTAAATTCT
The Christensenellaceae bacterium DNA segment above includes these coding regions:
- a CDS encoding STAS domain-containing protein — its product is MQIKQRVYNGILYVSLNGELDEHTAKYTATALDSLFETLEFKQVIIDLSALSFMDSTGVGVLIGRYKKLKQRGAGTFITNPSHHAEKIFKLTGLYEIMPKIS